Proteins co-encoded in one bacterium genomic window:
- the hemL gene encoding glutamate-1-semialdehyde 2,1-aminomutase, which yields MATKHSEKLFAAARKLLPGGVNSPVRAFQSVGGHPRFIASAHGAYLRDVDGNNYIDYVGSWGPMIVGHAHPKVVEAVQQTSALGLSFGAPSPLEIQMAKALIRHVPSLQKLRLVNSGTEAVMGALRAARGFTGRDKVLKFAGCYHGHADYLLVKAGSGALTHGRPDSLGVPEEFVEHTLVADYNDLEGTAALVAKHRKDLAAIIVEPVVGNMGCVLPKPGFLEGLKKLCKQSGALLVFDEVMTGFRVALGGAQALFGIKPDLTTLGKIIGGGMPVGAYGGRAEIMKWVSPEGGVYQAGTLSGNPVAMAAGLATLKIISTPKAHFKLLRKTERLAKGLLEAAAAAKMKVQVPYVCGMLSLFFNEKPVENLRDATSGNPAAYRSFFHEMLKRGIYLPPSPFEAWFLSLSHGENELAKTLRAAKDSFLSLADAGIQGG from the coding sequence ATGGCCACCAAGCATTCGGAAAAATTATTCGCCGCGGCCCGCAAATTGCTGCCTGGCGGGGTCAACAGCCCGGTTCGGGCCTTTCAAAGCGTCGGCGGTCATCCCCGCTTCATCGCCAGTGCCCACGGAGCCTACCTCCGCGACGTCGACGGCAACAACTACATTGACTACGTCGGCTCCTGGGGCCCGATGATCGTCGGCCACGCCCACCCCAAAGTCGTCGAGGCCGTCCAACAAACCAGCGCCCTCGGCCTCAGCTTCGGCGCGCCTTCGCCGCTCGAGATCCAAATGGCCAAGGCCTTGATCCGCCACGTCCCCTCGCTCCAAAAATTGCGGCTGGTCAATTCGGGAACCGAGGCCGTGATGGGCGCCCTCCGCGCCGCCCGCGGCTTCACCGGCCGCGACAAGGTCCTTAAATTCGCCGGCTGCTATCACGGCCACGCCGACTATCTGCTGGTCAAGGCCGGCTCCGGCGCCCTGACTCATGGCCGGCCCGACAGCCTCGGCGTGCCTGAGGAATTCGTCGAGCACACCTTGGTCGCCGACTACAACGATCTCGAAGGCACCGCGGCCCTGGTCGCCAAGCACCGCAAGGATTTGGCCGCCATCATCGTCGAGCCGGTGGTCGGCAACATGGGCTGCGTCTTGCCCAAGCCCGGCTTCCTCGAGGGCCTGAAAAAGCTTTGCAAGCAAAGCGGCGCCCTCCTCGTCTTCGACGAGGTCATGACCGGCTTCCGGGTCGCGCTGGGCGGAGCCCAGGCCCTGTTCGGCATCAAGCCCGACCTCACCACTTTGGGCAAGATCATCGGCGGCGGAATGCCGGTCGGCGCCTACGGCGGCCGGGCCGAGATCATGAAGTGGGTCAGCCCCGAAGGCGGCGTCTACCAGGCCGGGACCCTCTCGGGAAATCCGGTGGCCATGGCCGCCGGCCTCGCCACCTTGAAGATCATTTCGACGCCCAAGGCCCATTTCAAATTGCTTCGCAAGACCGAACGCCTGGCCAAGGGCCTGCTCGAAGCCGCGGCCGCCGCCAAGATGAAAGTCCAAGTGCCTTACGTCTGTGGCATGCTGAGCCTTTTCTTCAACGAAAAGCCGGTGGAAAATCTCCGCGACGCCACTTCGGGCAATCCGGCGGCCTACCGAAGCTTCTTTCACGAAATGCTCAAGCGGGGAATCTACCTTCCGCCTTCGCCTTTCGAGGCTTGGTTCCTTTCCTTGAGCCACGGCGAGAACGAGCTCGCCAAAACCTTGCGGGCGGCCAAGGACAGTTTTCTCAGTTTGGCGGATGCGGGGATACAAGGGGGATGA